One Micromonospora sp. WMMD812 genomic window carries:
- a CDS encoding glycosyltransferase — MRIGIDATSVRPGHSAGIEAFTYGLLNGMADGPHELTVHVLNGTGDEWRRRVPSERIGWSEVRTPLRTDNRLGRLLRRHTPRSAVTSVALRRTVNLVRQWNRAPVTGADVTVYPFAGVPVNVDPSVIVLHDLRQLQPGLGSPGFAEVIRRNVARAAAVVLSWPHPYEQAVRAFPEARDKIAMIPLPAFHAARTLPSTEPEPGLLVYPSSTAPLKNHATLLEAMALLPECRLVCPGPLVEPEASRLRARADRPDLRGRVSFPGFVSTEELASMYARASAVVVPSLWEAASGAMLEAFSWGLPVACADSEPLLAQLDFTRAEAAVFAAHDPADLAAAVRRLLREREHYARSSRAAGALLAARTWPDTAADYVAVLDWVRAGRPGPIPRSSFAETLSSGGAR, encoded by the coding sequence GTGAGGATCGGCATCGACGCCACCTCCGTGCGGCCGGGACACTCGGCGGGTATCGAGGCGTTCACCTATGGGCTGCTCAACGGCATGGCCGACGGTCCGCACGAGCTGACCGTCCACGTGCTGAACGGCACCGGCGACGAGTGGCGCCGGCGGGTCCCGTCGGAGCGAATCGGGTGGTCGGAAGTCCGTACGCCCCTGCGCACGGACAACCGGCTCGGCCGCCTGCTGCGCCGGCACACCCCCCGCAGCGCGGTGACCTCGGTGGCCCTGCGTCGCACCGTCAACCTCGTCCGGCAGTGGAACCGCGCCCCGGTTACGGGCGCGGATGTCACGGTCTACCCGTTCGCGGGCGTGCCGGTGAACGTGGACCCGTCCGTCATCGTGCTGCACGACCTTCGTCAGCTTCAGCCGGGCCTCGGCTCTCCGGGCTTCGCGGAGGTCATCCGGCGGAACGTGGCCCGGGCGGCCGCCGTGGTGTTGTCCTGGCCGCACCCGTACGAGCAGGCGGTGCGCGCGTTTCCCGAGGCGCGCGACAAGATCGCGATGATTCCACTGCCCGCTTTCCACGCCGCGCGCACCCTACCGTCGACCGAGCCCGAACCGGGTCTGCTGGTGTATCCGTCGTCGACCGCGCCGCTGAAGAACCACGCCACACTGTTGGAGGCGATGGCGCTACTCCCGGAGTGCCGTCTCGTGTGCCCAGGACCCCTGGTGGAGCCCGAGGCAAGCCGGCTGCGCGCCCGCGCCGACCGGCCCGACCTGCGTGGACGGGTCTCCTTCCCGGGATTCGTGAGCACCGAGGAACTGGCGTCGATGTACGCCCGCGCCTCGGCAGTGGTCGTGCCGTCCCTGTGGGAGGCGGCCAGCGGGGCCATGCTCGAGGCGTTCAGCTGGGGGCTCCCCGTGGCCTGCGCCGACTCGGAACCGCTGCTGGCCCAGCTCGACTTCACCCGGGCCGAGGCGGCTGTCTTCGCGGCACACGACCCGGCCGACCTCGCGGCAGCCGTCCGGCGGCTGCTGCGCGAGCGAGAGCACTATGCGCGCTCCTCCCGGGCGGCCGGCGCACTACTGGCGGCACGCACATGGCCGGACACCGCCGCCGACTACGTCGCCGTGTTGGACTGGGTGCGGGCGGGCCGGCCAGGGCCGATCCCTCGGTCGTCGTTCGCCGAAACGTTGAGTTCCGGAGGAGCCCGTTGA
- a CDS encoding DegT/DnrJ/EryC1/StrS family aminotransferase: protein MSAQDRYPVARPCLSDLEERYLLDAYRSGWVSSQGPYLQRFEEQFAARCGAATAVATGNGTVALHLVLAAAGIGPGDEVIVPALTYVATANAVTYCGARPVFVDVSPESWCIDVEQAAAAVGPRTRAVVAVDLYGHPADYPALRALCARHGLLLVADAAESFGALLDGRPTGDLADATTFSFFGNKVITAGEGGCVTTSDPALAERMRLLRNQGMDPRRRYFFPVVGFNYRLTNLAAALLCAQLERADEIVGRRDAVIATYERELSDPPLINPQPVLPGVRRAPWMASFLVGPPGTGGLRDELARTLDLLGVDTRPFFVPIPDLPPYADAAGDHPVTADLARRGINLPTFAELSDVDVKVIIDRVRAALSGISGRR, encoded by the coding sequence TTGAGCGCACAGGATCGCTACCCGGTCGCGCGTCCCTGCCTGTCCGACCTCGAGGAGCGGTACCTACTCGACGCGTACCGGAGCGGCTGGGTCTCCTCCCAGGGGCCGTACCTCCAACGATTCGAGGAACAGTTCGCGGCAAGGTGCGGTGCGGCGACGGCCGTGGCCACCGGCAACGGCACAGTTGCGCTGCACCTCGTGCTCGCGGCCGCAGGCATCGGCCCCGGCGACGAGGTCATCGTCCCGGCCCTGACCTACGTCGCCACCGCGAACGCGGTCACCTACTGTGGTGCCCGACCGGTGTTCGTCGACGTGTCGCCGGAGAGCTGGTGCATCGACGTGGAGCAGGCCGCAGCCGCCGTCGGCCCCCGTACGCGTGCCGTCGTGGCCGTCGACCTGTACGGCCACCCGGCCGACTACCCCGCGCTGCGGGCGCTCTGCGCGCGGCACGGACTGCTCCTGGTCGCCGACGCCGCCGAGTCGTTCGGCGCCCTCCTGGACGGCCGTCCGACCGGCGACCTGGCCGACGCCACCACATTCTCGTTCTTCGGCAACAAGGTGATCACCGCCGGCGAAGGAGGCTGCGTGACCACCTCCGACCCGGCACTTGCCGAGCGGATGCGGCTGCTCCGGAACCAGGGCATGGATCCCCGCCGGCGCTACTTCTTCCCCGTCGTCGGCTTCAACTATCGGCTCACCAACCTCGCGGCAGCGCTGCTCTGCGCCCAACTCGAACGCGCCGACGAGATCGTCGGCCGGCGGGACGCGGTCATCGCCACGTACGAGCGTGAGTTGAGCGACCCTCCGCTGATCAACCCCCAACCGGTCCTGCCCGGCGTGCGCCGCGCACCGTGGATGGCATCCTTCCTCGTCGGTCCCCCCGGCACGGGAGGGCTGCGCGACGAGCTCGCCCGGACGCTCGACCTGCTCGGCGTCGACACGCGACCGTTCTTCGTCCCCATCCCGGACCTGCCGCCGTATGCGGACGCCGCCGGCGACCACCCTGTCACCGCCGACCTGGCCCGGCGCGGCATCAACCTGCCGACCTTCGCCGAACTCTCGGACGTGGACGTGAAGGTCATCATCGACCGGGTACGGGCTGCCCTCTCCGGGATCAGCGGCCGCCGCTGA
- a CDS encoding NAD(+)/NADH kinase has translation MDRVLLGLVLHPTRDVSGIVEIIADWAARHGKGLAVRAEDRHRVPAMVEALPDDELPRRVSALISIGGDGTMLGALRMVVDDPKPVLGVHLGRLGFLIEVEPPELPAALDRLANKDFTVETHSCLVCDVCGDDVVAFNDIALVRQPGAGFVTATLAVDGQRYGYYRCDALVVSTPTGSTAYSYAAGGPLVSPATQAVVVTPSAPMAGISRSVVLSPDEKIRLELTPGSAPVAVEMDGLVIREAATEGTVDISFRREAGLVVRLDPRRYQERNQLKLSLLDLPLLPEQLRELLPEGLREQLNRRELPPPR, from the coding sequence ATGGACCGCGTCCTGCTCGGGTTGGTGCTGCACCCGACGAGGGATGTCTCCGGGATTGTCGAGATCATCGCCGACTGGGCGGCCCGGCACGGCAAGGGCCTCGCCGTGCGCGCCGAGGATCGGCACCGGGTGCCCGCGATGGTCGAGGCGCTGCCCGACGACGAGCTGCCCCGGCGCGTGAGCGCGCTGATCAGCATCGGCGGGGACGGCACCATGCTCGGCGCGCTCCGGATGGTGGTCGACGACCCGAAGCCGGTGCTCGGCGTGCACCTGGGGCGGCTCGGCTTCCTGATCGAGGTCGAACCGCCGGAGCTGCCGGCGGCGCTGGACCGGCTGGCCAACAAGGACTTCACCGTGGAGACGCACAGTTGCCTGGTGTGCGACGTCTGCGGCGACGACGTCGTGGCCTTCAACGACATCGCGCTGGTCCGGCAGCCGGGCGCCGGCTTCGTCACCGCCACCCTGGCGGTGGACGGCCAGCGTTACGGCTACTACCGCTGCGACGCGCTGGTGGTGAGCACCCCGACCGGGTCGACCGCGTACAGCTACGCGGCGGGGGGTCCGCTGGTCTCCCCCGCCACGCAGGCCGTGGTGGTCACCCCGTCGGCGCCGATGGCCGGGATCTCCCGCTCGGTGGTGCTCTCGCCGGACGAGAAGATCCGGTTGGAGCTGACGCCCGGCTCCGCCCCGGTGGCGGTGGAGATGGACGGCCTGGTGATCCGGGAGGCGGCCACGGAGGGGACCGTCGACATCAGCTTCCGCCGGGAGGCGGGGCTGGTGGTGCGCCTGGACCCGCGGCGTTACCAGGAGCGCAACCAGCTCAAGCTCAGCCTGCTGGACCTGCCGCTGTTGCCGGAGCAGCTCCGCGAGCTGCTCCCGGAGGGCCTCCGCGAGCAGCTGAACCGCCGCGAGCTGCCCCCACCCCGCTGA
- the pgm gene encoding phosphoglucomutase (alpha-D-glucose-1,6-bisphosphate-dependent) translates to MTHPRAGQPAEPADLVDVPRLVTAYYAEHPDPEDPAQQVSFGTSGHRGSSLRRAFNSDHILAVTQALCDYRRDAGIDGPLFLGRDTHALSTPAAVDALEVLAANEVTVLVDSRDGYTPTPALSHAVLTHNRGRTHGLADGIVITPSHNPPDDGGFKYNPTHGGPADSDVTRWIQDRANAILAGGLAVVRRIPYARARAADTTRTYDFLGSYVDDLPAAIDLNAVRAAGVRIGADPLGGASVAYWGEIAERHRLDLTVINPTVDPTWRFMTLDGDGKIRMDCSSPNAMASLIAARAAYQVSSGNDADADRHGIVTPDGGLMNPNHYLAVAIGHLFRTRSQWGPAAAVGKTLVSSSMIDRVAADLGRPLLEVPVGFKWFVPGLLDGAVGFGGEESAGASFLRRDGSTWTTDKDGILLCLLASEIIATTGRTPSEHWTELAERFGAPTYARIDAPATREEKAVLGKLSPEQVTATELAGEPITATLTTAPGNGAPIGGLKVTTESGWFAARPSGTEDVYKIYAESFQGPDHLTRIQQEAKDLVTEVLKQA, encoded by the coding sequence GTGACCCACCCCCGTGCCGGCCAGCCCGCCGAGCCCGCCGACCTGGTCGACGTGCCCCGGCTGGTGACCGCCTACTACGCCGAGCACCCGGACCCGGAGGACCCGGCGCAGCAGGTCTCCTTCGGCACCTCCGGGCACCGGGGGTCGAGCCTGCGCCGCGCCTTCAACTCCGACCACATCCTCGCGGTCACCCAGGCGCTCTGCGACTACCGCCGGGACGCCGGCATCGACGGTCCGCTCTTCCTGGGCCGGGACACCCACGCGCTGTCCACGCCGGCCGCGGTCGACGCACTGGAGGTGCTCGCCGCCAACGAGGTCACCGTGCTGGTGGACAGCCGGGACGGCTACACGCCCACCCCCGCGCTGTCGCACGCCGTCCTCACCCACAACCGGGGCCGCACCCACGGGCTCGCCGACGGCATCGTGATCACCCCGTCCCACAACCCGCCCGACGACGGCGGGTTCAAGTACAACCCGACCCACGGCGGCCCGGCCGACAGCGACGTCACGAGGTGGATCCAGGACCGGGCTAACGCGATCCTCGCCGGCGGGCTCGCCGTGGTCCGACGGATCCCGTACGCCCGCGCCCGCGCCGCCGACACCACCAGGACGTACGACTTCCTCGGCAGCTACGTCGACGACCTGCCGGCGGCGATCGACCTCAACGCGGTCCGGGCCGCCGGGGTCCGGATCGGCGCCGACCCGCTCGGCGGGGCGAGCGTGGCCTACTGGGGCGAGATCGCCGAGCGGCACCGACTCGACCTCACCGTGATCAACCCGACCGTCGACCCGACCTGGCGGTTCATGACCCTCGACGGCGACGGCAAGATCCGGATGGACTGCTCGTCGCCGAACGCGATGGCCTCGCTGATCGCCGCCCGCGCCGCCTACCAGGTCTCCAGCGGCAACGACGCGGACGCCGACCGACACGGCATCGTCACCCCCGACGGCGGGCTGATGAACCCCAACCACTACCTGGCGGTGGCGATCGGGCACCTGTTCCGCACCCGGTCCCAGTGGGGCCCGGCGGCGGCGGTGGGCAAGACCCTCGTCTCCTCGTCGATGATCGACCGGGTCGCCGCCGACCTGGGCCGGCCGCTGCTGGAGGTGCCGGTCGGCTTCAAGTGGTTCGTGCCCGGGCTGCTCGACGGCGCGGTCGGTTTCGGCGGCGAGGAGAGCGCTGGCGCCTCGTTCCTGCGACGCGACGGGAGCACCTGGACCACCGACAAGGACGGCATCCTGCTCTGCCTGCTCGCCTCCGAGATCATCGCCACCACCGGCCGGACGCCCAGCGAGCACTGGACCGAGCTGGCCGAGCGCTTCGGTGCGCCGACGTACGCCCGGATCGACGCCCCGGCGACCCGCGAGGAGAAGGCGGTGCTCGGCAAGCTCTCCCCGGAGCAGGTGACCGCCACCGAGCTGGCCGGCGAACCGATCACCGCCACCCTCACCACCGCGCCCGGCAACGGCGCGCCGATCGGCGGGCTCAAGGTCACCACCGAATCCGGCTGGTTCGCCGCCCGCCCCTCCGGCACCGAGGACGTCTACAAGATCTACGCGGAGTCGTTCCAGGGGCCGGACCACCTCACCCGGATCCAGCAGGAGGCGAAGGACCTCGTCACCGAGGTGCTCAAGCAGGCCTGA
- the glgC gene encoding glucose-1-phosphate adenylyltransferase has translation MAAKVLAIVLAGGEGKRLMPLTTDRAKPAVPFGGMYRMVDFVLSNLANAGFLKIVVLTQYKSHSLDRHITKTWRMSTLLGNYVTPVPAQQRRGPWWFAGSADAIYQSFNLINDEQPDHVIVFGADHIYRMDPRQMVEDHIASGAGVTVAGIRQPLSTADQFGVIEVGSDGRRIRAFREKPTDAVGLPDAPDQIYASMGNYVFSTKALCEAVERDAEDKTSKHDMGGSIIPMLVERGEANVYDFKDNEVPGSTDRDRGYWRDVGTLDSFYDAHMDLINVHPVFNLYNFDWPIYTEQPPYPPAKFVHQWGERVGRAVGSMVSPGAVISGSLVENSVVSPKVKVHSWAHVDGAVLMEGVEIGRHAVVRRAILDKNVFVPEGAEIGVDLEKDRQRYTVSDNGIVVIGKGQRVEP, from the coding sequence ATGGCTGCCAAGGTGCTCGCGATCGTCCTGGCCGGCGGAGAGGGCAAGCGCCTGATGCCGTTGACCACGGACCGGGCCAAGCCGGCCGTCCCGTTCGGCGGGATGTACCGCATGGTCGATTTCGTCCTCTCCAACCTGGCCAACGCCGGCTTCCTCAAGATCGTGGTGCTGACGCAGTACAAGTCGCACTCGCTGGACCGGCACATCACCAAGACCTGGCGGATGTCCACCCTGCTCGGCAACTACGTCACCCCCGTGCCGGCACAGCAGCGCCGCGGCCCGTGGTGGTTCGCCGGCTCGGCGGACGCCATCTACCAGAGCTTCAACCTGATCAACGACGAGCAGCCGGACCACGTGATCGTCTTCGGCGCCGACCACATCTACCGCATGGACCCGCGGCAGATGGTGGAGGACCACATCGCCTCCGGCGCCGGCGTGACCGTAGCCGGCATCCGGCAGCCGCTGTCGACCGCCGACCAGTTCGGCGTGATCGAGGTCGGCTCGGACGGCCGACGGATCCGGGCGTTCCGCGAGAAGCCCACCGACGCGGTCGGCCTGCCCGACGCGCCGGACCAGATCTACGCCTCGATGGGCAACTACGTCTTCAGCACCAAGGCGCTCTGCGAGGCGGTGGAGCGCGACGCGGAGGACAAGACCAGCAAGCACGACATGGGCGGCAGCATCATCCCCATGCTGGTCGAGCGGGGCGAGGCGAACGTCTACGACTTCAAGGACAACGAGGTCCCGGGCAGCACGGACCGGGACCGCGGCTACTGGCGCGACGTCGGGACGCTCGACTCGTTCTACGACGCCCACATGGACCTGATCAACGTGCACCCGGTGTTCAACCTCTACAACTTCGACTGGCCGATCTACACCGAGCAGCCGCCGTACCCGCCGGCGAAGTTCGTGCACCAGTGGGGCGAGCGGGTCGGCCGCGCGGTCGGCTCGATGGTCTCGCCCGGCGCGGTGATCTCCGGCTCTCTCGTCGAGAACTCGGTCGTCTCGCCCAAGGTGAAGGTGCACTCCTGGGCGCACGTCGACGGCGCGGTGCTCATGGAGGGTGTCGAGATCGGCCGGCACGCGGTGGTCCGGCGCGCCATCCTGGACAAGAACGTGTTCGTCCCGGAGGGTGCCGAGATCGGCGTCGACCTGGAGAAGGACCGCCAGCGCTACACCGTCTCGGACAACGGCATCGTGGTGATCGGCAAGGGCCAGCGGGTCGAGCCGTGA
- the glgA gene encoding glycogen synthase: MTDSSPAAGQLRVDLLTREYPPEVYGGAGVHVEYLARELRRLADVRVHCFGAPRTEPGVTAYADPPGLTGANPALRTMGVDLEMAAGCAGTDVVHSHTWYANLAGHTAKLLYGVPHVVTAHSLEPLRPWKAEQLGGGYALSYWCERTAVESADAVIAVSEGMRRDVLTAYPAVDPDRVRVVYNGIDTRQYAPDPGTDVLDRLGIDPAAPSVVYVGRITRQKGLPYLLRAARELPTDTQLVLLAGAPDTPDIAAEVEGLVAELRATRSGVVWVAEMLPKHEVIQVLTHATVFVCPSVYEPMGIVNLEAMACETAVVATATGGIPEVVADGETGLLVPIEQATDGSGRPLDPARFVADLAARMNELLADPERIAEFGRAGRRRAVEHFSWDAIAARTLEVYRSVGAVG; this comes from the coding sequence ATGACCGACTCCTCCCCGGCCGCCGGACAGCTGCGCGTCGATCTGCTCACCCGCGAATACCCGCCGGAGGTCTACGGCGGCGCCGGGGTGCACGTGGAGTACCTGGCCCGGGAGCTGCGTCGACTCGCCGACGTGCGGGTGCACTGCTTCGGCGCGCCGCGCACCGAGCCGGGGGTCACCGCGTACGCCGACCCGCCGGGGCTGACCGGGGCGAACCCGGCGCTGCGCACGATGGGTGTGGACCTGGAGATGGCGGCCGGCTGCGCGGGCACCGACGTGGTGCACAGCCACACCTGGTACGCGAACCTGGCCGGGCACACCGCGAAGTTGCTGTACGGGGTGCCGCACGTGGTCACCGCGCACAGCCTGGAGCCGCTGCGGCCGTGGAAGGCCGAGCAGCTCGGCGGCGGCTACGCGCTCTCCTACTGGTGTGAGCGGACGGCGGTGGAGTCGGCCGACGCGGTCATCGCGGTCAGTGAGGGGATGCGGCGGGACGTGCTGACCGCGTACCCGGCGGTGGACCCGGACCGGGTCCGGGTGGTCTACAACGGCATCGACACCCGGCAGTACGCGCCGGACCCGGGCACCGACGTGCTCGACCGACTCGGCATCGACCCGGCGGCGCCGAGCGTCGTCTACGTCGGCCGGATCACCCGGCAGAAGGGGCTGCCCTACCTCCTGCGCGCGGCGCGGGAGCTGCCGACCGACACCCAACTGGTGCTGCTGGCGGGGGCGCCGGACACCCCGGACATCGCCGCCGAGGTGGAGGGCCTGGTGGCCGAGCTGCGGGCGACGCGCTCCGGGGTGGTCTGGGTGGCCGAGATGCTGCCCAAGCACGAGGTGATCCAGGTGCTCACGCACGCCACGGTCTTCGTCTGCCCGTCGGTCTACGAGCCGATGGGCATCGTCAACCTGGAGGCGATGGCGTGCGAGACCGCGGTGGTGGCGACCGCCACCGGCGGCATCCCGGAGGTCGTCGCCGACGGGGAGACCGGGCTACTGGTCCCGATCGAGCAGGCCACCGACGGGTCCGGCCGGCCGCTGGACCCGGCGCGCTTCGTGGCCGACCTGGCGGCCCGGATGAACGAACTGCTGGCCGACCCGGAGCGGATCGCCGAGTTCGGCCGGGCGGGCCGGCGGCGGGCGGTCGAGCACTTCTCCTGGGACGCGATCGCGGCGCGGACGCTGGAGGTCTACCGGTCGGTGGGCGCCGTGGGCTGA
- a CDS encoding alpha-1,4-glucan--maltose-1-phosphate maltosyltransferase, producing MTGRFPIEDVSPVVSCGRYPAKAVVGELVPVTARAYREGHDALGCTVVWRGPDGTTRPATRMRPGEPGQDRWHGTIRPDAVGEWTFHVEAFADPYLTWQHAVTKKIAAGQGPEDLANDLGEGARVLDEAAALVPAAERKRVVAAAAALRDTGRPLPQRVAPALELADLLWAHPVRELVTAGDEHRLWVDRERALFSAWYEFFPRSEGAVPATVDAPARSGTFATATDRLPGVAAMGFDVLYLPPIHPIGRVHRKGPNNALTAGPDDVGSPWAIGATEGGHDAIHPDLGTAEDFRDFVAAAAEQGLEVAMDLALQCAPDHPWVTEHPEWFTTRADGTIAYAENPPKKYQDIYPLNFDNDPESIRAEILRVVLHWVGEGIRMFRVDNPHTKPFDFWHWLIWEVKKVDPDVLFLAEAFTRPAIMHGLGKIGFTQSYTYFTWRTSAAEMRAYCEELVAAADYMRPNFWPNTPDILHESLQHGGPPMFKIRAVLAALLSPSWGMYAGYELFEHVARPGAEEYLDNEKYELRPRDWAGALAQGRSLAPFIAVLNRVRRDNPALRGLRHLVFHDIDNPALLCWSKHDADTGNTVIVICSFDAQGVQWGNTTLDMPALGFDWHERFTVHDELTGTSYDWGQRNAVRLDPYLQPAHVLTVRRPVPPDVPTPAPSGPAELTVEAVPDDLSGGTAPTAPAQKDATRWTS from the coding sequence GTGACTGGACGGTTCCCCATCGAAGACGTCTCCCCCGTCGTCTCGTGCGGTCGCTACCCCGCCAAGGCGGTGGTCGGTGAGCTGGTGCCGGTGACGGCCCGGGCCTACCGCGAGGGGCACGACGCGCTGGGCTGCACCGTGGTCTGGCGCGGCCCGGACGGCACCACCCGCCCCGCCACCCGGATGCGGCCCGGCGAGCCGGGGCAGGATCGCTGGCACGGCACCATCCGGCCGGACGCGGTCGGCGAATGGACCTTCCACGTGGAGGCGTTCGCCGACCCGTACCTGACCTGGCAGCACGCGGTCACCAAGAAGATCGCCGCCGGGCAGGGGCCGGAGGACCTGGCCAACGACCTCGGCGAGGGGGCGCGTGTGCTGGACGAGGCGGCGGCGCTGGTACCGGCCGCCGAGCGGAAGCGGGTCGTCGCGGCCGCCGCCGCGCTGCGCGACACCGGGCGTCCGCTGCCGCAGCGGGTCGCGCCAGCGCTGGAACTGGCCGACCTGCTCTGGGCCCACCCGGTCCGGGAACTGGTGACCGCGGGCGACGAGCACCGGCTCTGGGTGGACCGCGAACGCGCGCTCTTCTCCGCCTGGTACGAGTTCTTCCCCCGCTCGGAGGGGGCGGTGCCGGCCACCGTCGACGCGCCGGCCCGGTCCGGCACGTTCGCCACCGCCACGGACCGGCTGCCCGGCGTGGCGGCGATGGGCTTCGACGTGCTCTACCTGCCGCCGATCCACCCGATCGGCCGGGTCCACCGCAAGGGCCCCAACAACGCCCTGACCGCCGGGCCGGACGACGTCGGCTCGCCGTGGGCGATCGGCGCGACCGAGGGCGGCCACGACGCCATCCACCCCGACCTGGGTACGGCGGAGGACTTCCGGGACTTCGTCGCGGCCGCCGCCGAGCAGGGCCTCGAGGTGGCGATGGACCTGGCGTTGCAGTGCGCGCCGGACCACCCGTGGGTGACCGAGCACCCGGAGTGGTTCACCACCCGGGCCGACGGCACGATCGCGTACGCGGAGAACCCGCCGAAGAAGTACCAGGACATCTACCCGCTGAACTTCGACAACGACCCGGAGAGCATCCGGGCCGAGATCCTGCGGGTGGTGCTGCACTGGGTCGGCGAGGGCATCCGGATGTTCCGGGTGGACAACCCGCACACCAAGCCGTTCGACTTCTGGCACTGGCTGATCTGGGAGGTCAAGAAGGTCGACCCCGACGTGCTGTTCCTCGCCGAGGCGTTCACCCGACCGGCGATCATGCACGGCCTCGGCAAGATCGGCTTCACCCAGTCGTACACGTACTTCACCTGGCGCACGTCGGCCGCGGAGATGCGCGCGTACTGCGAGGAACTGGTCGCGGCGGCCGACTACATGCGACCGAACTTCTGGCCGAACACCCCGGACATCCTGCACGAGTCGTTGCAGCACGGCGGGCCCCCGATGTTCAAGATCCGGGCGGTGCTCGCCGCGCTGCTCTCCCCCTCGTGGGGCATGTACGCGGGCTACGAGCTCTTCGAGCACGTGGCCCGCCCCGGCGCGGAGGAGTACCTGGACAACGAGAAGTACGAGCTGCGTCCGCGGGACTGGGCCGGCGCGCTGGCGCAGGGCCGCTCGCTGGCGCCGTTCATCGCCGTCCTCAACCGGGTCCGGCGCGACAACCCGGCCCTGCGCGGGCTGCGCCACCTGGTCTTCCACGACATCGACAACCCGGCGCTGCTGTGCTGGTCCAAACACGACGCGGACACCGGAAACACGGTCATCGTGATCTGCTCGTTCGACGCGCAGGGCGTGCAGTGGGGCAACACCACCCTGGACATGCCGGCGCTCGGCTTCGACTGGCACGAGCGGTTCACCGTGCACGACGAGCTGACCGGCACCAGCTACGACTGGGGGCAGCGCAACGCGGTGCGACTCGACCCGTACCTGCAACCGGCGCACGTGCTGACCGTGCGCCGCCCGGTCCCGCCCGACGTGCCGACCCCCGCACCGTCCGGCCCGGCGGAACTCACCGTCGAAGCCGTCCCCGACGACCTCTCGGGCGGCACCGCCCCCACCGCTCCCGCCCAGAAGGACGCTACCCGATGGACCAGCTGA